The following are from one region of the Nostoc cf. commune SO-36 genome:
- a CDS encoding cation:proton antiporter, translated as MEASFEITTQMAIAVFAGISAQVLAAYLRVPSIVLLLLLGILFGSDGIGLLHPHSLGTGLEVIVALATAIILFEGGLNLDLRELGRVSVSLQLLVTQGTLITLLGGSMAAHWLGEFPWNIAFLYASIIVVTGPTVVGPLLKQINVDRQVATLLEGEGVLIDPVGAILAFVVLDTILNGDADPINAIAGLLMRLGVGAAIGGAGGYLMSLIFKRASFLSFELKNLVVLAILWSLFTLSQMIRSESGVMTTVVAGAVFANSSVPEERLLRSFKGQLTILSVSVLFILLAADLSIASVFALGWGSVFTVLVLMFVVRPINILLCTWNSDLNWRQKVFLSWVAPRGIVAASVASFFAISLTQRGINGGDSIKALVFLTIIMTVVCQGLTAGWVAQWLQITSKDATGAVIVGCNPLSLLIARFFQERGENVVMIDTDPQYLVQAEAQNLRVIASSALDAAVLEEAGLASMGTFLAMTSNGEVNFVLAQRAAEEFNPPRVLAVFPRDPQANISVSNKVNQAFIPDLAIKTWNEYLNDGRVKLGTTTLDELEFSSQNERIQEMIRTGALIPLLVERKERLQVMPAKYEWEIGDRIIYLLHDPRPSLLKRLSGATQSTPLSLKKLPEVEDLSLAQLSQLSPSEVPGG; from the coding sequence ATGGAAGCATCTTTTGAAATCACCACACAGATGGCGATCGCTGTCTTTGCTGGCATTAGCGCCCAAGTGCTAGCTGCATACCTTCGTGTCCCCAGCATCGTCTTGTTATTGCTGTTGGGCATTCTGTTTGGCTCTGATGGTATAGGGCTATTGCATCCCCATTCGCTAGGCACTGGACTAGAAGTTATTGTCGCCCTCGCCACGGCAATAATTTTGTTTGAAGGCGGACTTAACTTGGATTTACGAGAATTAGGCAGAGTTTCAGTCAGCTTGCAATTGCTGGTGACTCAAGGAACGCTAATCACATTGCTAGGTGGGAGCATGGCAGCCCACTGGCTGGGCGAATTTCCTTGGAACATAGCTTTTCTCTATGCTTCCATAATTGTGGTGACAGGCCCAACGGTCGTTGGCCCTTTGCTGAAACAAATTAATGTAGATCGGCAAGTAGCAACGCTTTTGGAAGGAGAAGGAGTTTTAATTGACCCCGTAGGGGCTATCCTCGCCTTCGTTGTCCTCGATACGATTTTGAACGGTGATGCTGACCCCATCAATGCGATCGCTGGTTTACTGATGCGCCTGGGTGTTGGTGCGGCAATTGGCGGGGCTGGCGGTTATCTGATGAGTTTGATTTTTAAACGCGCTAGTTTTCTGTCATTTGAGCTAAAAAACTTAGTGGTATTGGCGATACTTTGGAGCCTGTTTACCTTATCGCAAATGATCCGCAGTGAATCGGGAGTAATGACAACAGTAGTTGCAGGGGCAGTATTTGCGAACTCGTCAGTCCCAGAAGAACGACTGTTACGAAGCTTTAAGGGTCAACTGACAATCCTTAGTGTCTCGGTGCTATTTATCTTATTAGCTGCTGATTTATCTATTGCCAGTGTGTTTGCTTTGGGTTGGGGTAGCGTATTCACCGTTTTGGTACTAATGTTTGTCGTTCGCCCGATTAATATCCTCTTGTGTACCTGGAATAGTGACCTAAACTGGCGACAGAAAGTATTTTTAAGCTGGGTTGCTCCGAGAGGAATTGTTGCCGCTTCCGTAGCTTCTTTTTTTGCGATTTCGCTGACACAGCGCGGCATTAACGGCGGCGATTCTATCAAAGCTCTGGTATTCCTGACAATTATCATGACTGTTGTCTGCCAAGGGCTAACAGCTGGTTGGGTTGCTCAATGGCTGCAAATTACCTCCAAAGATGCAACTGGGGCAGTTATTGTGGGTTGTAATCCCTTGAGTCTTTTGATTGCCCGATTCTTTCAAGAACGGGGAGAAAATGTGGTGATGATTGATACTGACCCCCAATATCTTGTTCAAGCTGAGGCACAAAATCTCCGAGTGATTGCCAGCAGTGCGCTGGATGCTGCTGTTTTGGAAGAGGCAGGACTTGCCTCTATGGGTACTTTTTTGGCGATGACAAGTAATGGGGAGGTGAATTTTGTTTTGGCTCAACGAGCAGCTGAGGAGTTTAATCCGCCTCGCGTTTTAGCTGTTTTTCCCCGCGATCCGCAAGCAAATATTTCGGTTAGTAATAAAGTTAATCAAGCTTTTATTCCAGATTTAGCGATTAAAACTTGGAATGAGTATTTGAATGATGGGCGAGTGAAGTTGGGAACAACCACACTCGATGAGTTAGAATTTTCTAGTCAAAATGAGCGTATCCAAGAAATGATTAGGACTGGGGCGTTGATACCGCTATTGGTAGAACGAAAAGAACGCTTACAGGTAATGCCAGCAAAATACGAGTGGGAAATTGGCGATCGCATTATTTACCTGTTGCATGACCCCAGGCCTAGCCTTTTAAAACGTTTATCTGGTGCTACCCAATCCACTCCCCTTTCCTTAAAAAAGCTACCGGAGGTTGAGGACTTATCTCTGGCCCAATTATCTCAACTTTCTCCTAGTGAGGTTCCTGGGGGATGA
- a CDS encoding alr0857 family protein yields MLKLTYTESSFDLECVTLSLEEWVAQRVILALRVGQSLCIEPTTASFLLPVDLPGVEVLRAEVKRDDREIIALCACDAEYMEVTLRGSWLSDSSKDSVGVFVTTMSDRAEFFLHKLWQEAQEISASVMSE; encoded by the coding sequence ATGCTGAAATTAACTTACACTGAAAGCAGTTTTGATTTGGAATGTGTCACTCTGTCGCTAGAAGAATGGGTAGCGCAACGAGTGATTTTAGCCCTGCGAGTTGGGCAAAGTTTGTGTATTGAACCCACTACCGCTTCCTTTTTGCTTCCTGTTGATTTGCCAGGAGTAGAAGTACTTAGGGCTGAGGTAAAAAGAGATGACAGAGAAATCATTGCCCTCTGTGCCTGCGATGCCGAATATATGGAAGTCACCCTGCGGGGTTCTTGGCTATCAGATAGTTCTAAGGATTCTGTAGGTGTGTTTGTCACCACTATGAGCGATCGCGCTGAGTTCTTTTTGCACAAACTTTGGCAGGAAGCTCAAGAAATTAGTGCTTCTGTCATGAGCGAATAA
- the petE gene encoding plastocyanin: MKLISASLRRLSLAVLTILLVVSSFAVFTPSASAETYKVKLGSDKGMLAFEPKKLTIKPGDTVEWVNNKVPPHNVVFDPAKNPTKDATLAKSLSHKNLLMSAGQKEATIFPADAPAGDYTFYCEPHRGAGMVGTITVEG; this comes from the coding sequence ATGAAATTAATTTCGGCAAGCTTGCGACGCCTTAGTTTAGCTGTGTTGACAATCCTTTTAGTTGTTAGCAGCTTTGCTGTTTTTACTCCCAGTGCTTCGGCTGAAACCTACAAGGTGAAATTGGGTAGCGATAAAGGAATGCTGGCTTTTGAACCGAAAAAGTTGACCATTAAACCAGGCGACACGGTTGAATGGGTGAACAATAAAGTTCCTCCCCATAATGTTGTGTTTGATCCTGCCAAGAACCCGACCAAGGATGCCACTTTAGCAAAATCTCTATCTCATAAGAATTTGCTGATGAGTGCTGGTCAAAAGGAAGCAACTATCTTCCCCGCAGACGCACCTGCTGGTGACTACACTTTCTACTGCGAACCCCACCGTGGTGCTGGCATGGTTGGTACAATCACTGTCGAAGGCTAA
- a CDS encoding glycoside hydrolase family 3 N-terminal domain-containing protein: protein MGVSQELKRFGHHLILGISGTKLSDDDKRALNELKPIGVIFFAKNFLDGTPYQVWLESFKDLNRQIQEYTERDSMFMTLDHEGGRVIRTPLPITRFPHGLLLRSHAYEVAKATAVELKSLGINLSWAPVADIFSHPNNPVIGPRAFGSTPEIAAQGARDYYLGLRDSGVLGCAKHFPGHGDTSKDSHIELPILNLTLEDLRLRELIPFRALIEVQIPLIMTAHILFPKIDAQVPATLSQPILKTILREELGFEGVVVSDDLDMKAISDMFMKAGTVARSFHAGCDLFIVSRNINSSSIERTYQIAEDFVDSLNKGSLDESVVEAARERIEKLLAVTPQYPIYALDKDILLQHAQLAIASSYS, encoded by the coding sequence ATGGGTGTATCGCAGGAGTTAAAGCGCTTTGGACATCACCTGATTTTAGGTATTTCCGGCACTAAATTAAGCGATGACGATAAACGCGCACTCAATGAATTGAAACCGATTGGGGTAATATTTTTCGCGAAAAACTTTTTGGATGGTACTCCATATCAGGTTTGGCTGGAAAGCTTCAAAGATTTAAACAGGCAGATACAAGAATATACTGAACGTGATTCAATGTTCATGACTTTGGATCATGAAGGAGGCCGTGTAATTCGTACACCACTACCAATTACCCGCTTTCCTCATGGGTTGTTGTTGCGATCGCACGCCTACGAAGTAGCAAAAGCCACAGCTGTAGAACTAAAATCGCTGGGTATTAACTTATCTTGGGCACCTGTAGCAGATATTTTTTCCCATCCTAATAACCCTGTAATTGGCCCTCGCGCCTTTGGTAGCACACCCGAAATTGCTGCTCAAGGTGCCCGTGACTATTACCTTGGACTTCGAGATTCAGGAGTTTTGGGATGCGCCAAACATTTTCCCGGACATGGAGACACGAGCAAAGACTCTCACATTGAGCTACCAATACTGAATTTAACTCTAGAAGACCTGCGACTTCGAGAACTTATACCCTTCAGAGCTTTGATCGAAGTGCAGATTCCTTTGATCATGACTGCCCATATATTATTTCCCAAAATAGATGCCCAAGTGCCAGCAACGCTTTCCCAGCCTATCCTCAAAACCATCCTTAGAGAGGAACTTGGCTTTGAGGGAGTAGTTGTATCTGACGACTTGGATATGAAAGCTATCTCAGATATGTTTATGAAAGCTGGTACTGTGGCGCGTTCATTTCATGCAGGCTGTGACTTGTTTATTGTTTCGCGCAATATTAACTCATCATCTATAGAAAGAACTTATCAGATTGCCGAAGATTTTGTCGATTCTCTGAACAAAGGTAGCTTAGACGAATCAGTAGTAGAGGCAGCCAGGGAAAGAATTGAGAAACTACTAGCGGTAACACCACAATATCCCATATATGCTTTGGATAAAGATATATTGTTGCAACATGCTCAACTAGCGATCGCTAGTTCCTATTCATAA
- a CDS encoding SRPBCC family protein, with protein sequence MTKKQNTTENPDLQSPTDDINLEGDLPVKVEVQIKKIAERQRQITAKVQIPQPVEQIWKVLTDYEALPNFLPNLAKSCLIEHPNGGIRLEQVGSQRLLNFNFSARVVLDLQECFPKEINFCMVEGDFKGFSGSWCLEPYSLGEFVGTNLCYTIQVWPKLTMPVGIIENRLSKDLRLNLAAIHQRVEELASKEPY encoded by the coding sequence GTGACTAAAAAACAGAACACAACAGAGAACCCTGATTTGCAGTCTCCCACTGATGACATTAACCTAGAAGGAGATTTGCCTGTTAAGGTAGAAGTTCAAATTAAGAAAATAGCAGAGCGACAAAGGCAAATCACTGCCAAAGTTCAAATTCCTCAACCAGTGGAACAAATCTGGAAAGTTCTGACAGATTATGAAGCATTGCCTAACTTTCTCCCCAACCTCGCTAAAAGTTGTCTAATCGAGCATCCCAATGGTGGAATTAGACTAGAGCAAGTAGGCTCCCAGCGCCTACTGAATTTCAACTTTTCTGCGCGGGTGGTTCTGGATCTGCAAGAATGCTTCCCCAAAGAAATTAATTTCTGCATGGTAGAGGGAGATTTTAAAGGCTTTTCTGGTAGCTGGTGCTTAGAGCCTTATTCCCTCGGTGAGTTTGTCGGCACAAATCTGTGCTATACAATTCAAGTTTGGCCTAAACTCACTATGCCTGTGGGAATCATTGAAAATCGTCTGAGTAAAGATTTGCGCTTAAATCTTGCGGCTATTCACCAACGTGTAGAAGAACTAGCCAGCAAAGAACCATATTAG
- a CDS encoding esterase/lipase family protein → MPLPIVILPGYLENAIAYRQLEQSLQQLDFPTVTVPLRRRDWLPTIGRRPVTSILQQLDQTIKHILHQYNATQINLIGHSAGGWISRIYMGEKPYLAGGNVKPFLWEGHPLVATFITLGTPHISQERWTRSNLDFVTNNYPGAFYKNVRYVCVAGKTIFGQRRPGSWLAYNSYQLTCGKGNTWGDGITPIEAAHLEGAENLVIEGVRHSPRSPGIWYGSPEPLKAWVQYLI, encoded by the coding sequence ATGCCGTTACCAATAGTTATTTTACCTGGATATTTAGAAAATGCGATCGCTTACCGCCAACTAGAACAATCGCTACAGCAGTTAGATTTTCCCACGGTTACAGTTCCACTACGACGGCGTGATTGGCTCCCTACTATTGGCAGAAGACCCGTTACATCGATTTTGCAACAACTCGATCAGACAATCAAGCATATATTGCATCAATATAATGCTACTCAAATAAACTTGATTGGTCACTCAGCCGGAGGTTGGATATCCCGCATTTACATGGGAGAAAAGCCTTATTTGGCAGGCGGTAATGTCAAACCGTTTCTCTGGGAAGGGCATCCCCTGGTTGCGACTTTCATCACCTTGGGCACACCCCATATCAGCCAAGAACGCTGGACACGCTCTAATTTAGATTTTGTTACCAATAACTACCCAGGAGCTTTTTATAAAAACGTTCGTTACGTTTGTGTAGCTGGCAAAACTATCTTTGGACAAAGGCGGCCTGGTAGTTGGTTAGCTTACAATAGCTACCAATTAACCTGTGGTAAGGGTAACACTTGGGGAGATGGAATCACACCCATTGAAGCTGCTCATTTAGAGGGGGCAGAAAATCTGGTGATTGAAGGTGTGAGGCATTCTCCCCGAAGTCCGGGAATTTGGTATGGCTCACCAGAACCCTTAAAAGCTTGGGTGCAATATTTGATTTAA
- a CDS encoding sensor histidine kinase — protein sequence MKKPLSSPPHYVGDIDRLQPYQVKLMQHQEERARQLQLVQEINQIIANSSATALMLQDIAQLLGVAFDVDCCCLVSVASETSNEATTTNWCANEYLGLPHPEEMFSMEQLLMHSPVLQCAAQQLTIEDISIIQNSLVVGCQYLPLPIKAVLAIPTRFGGKNNGVINLIKFQPYEWSESEKQLLKEVESACAIAFSGVAQAQLIAHQQQYVQKSNQHQSLIKQLTILNRSNLELNQMLQLVVASTAESLQADRGLLILLKYTDPLLFRTQAKKQIPKAKATVIGEWARETLNSGTSKLDALAQSFLISDCGLCQRAFIDSGKAVIFDDYTDQNDTLTAAALFAIEKLPAVLLVPLESQGKILGFLVLQQSVIRSWQPAELNLVEMVCAQVSNAIIQSQTLRQVQTLVDERTAKLQSSLELQAKLHERTRQYVEQLRKLNELKDEFLSNMSDRLRYPLTNMLMSIRNLRLPGIAPERQGKYLDILEQECSKEINLINDLLTLQKLESPHEAPQLQSIDLNTRIQDIAASFEKKLAEKGLKISIDLPEDSLKLQTELESFDRILQELLTNACKYSEHDTIVHLQAAHQVDQQIDQVIMKVTNTGRAISEEEATYIFDKFRRGKGRWTPGTGLGLALVKSLVQHLNGAIAVESLPISDSEQSEICFTLTLPQFSDESKP from the coding sequence ATGAAAAAACCTTTATCATCGCCGCCACATTACGTAGGTGACATAGATCGACTACAACCTTACCAAGTCAAGCTGATGCAGCATCAGGAAGAACGTGCCCGCCAGTTGCAGTTGGTACAAGAAATTAACCAAATCATTGCCAATAGCTCGGCTACGGCATTGATGCTGCAAGATATTGCCCAATTGCTAGGAGTTGCTTTTGATGTAGATTGCTGCTGCTTGGTTTCAGTAGCAAGTGAGACATCCAACGAAGCAACTACTACTAATTGGTGTGCTAATGAGTATTTAGGGTTGCCACACCCCGAAGAGATGTTTTCGATGGAACAATTGCTTATGCACTCGCCAGTGCTGCAATGTGCTGCCCAACAATTGACTATTGAAGACATTTCCATCATTCAGAACAGTCTGGTAGTTGGGTGTCAATATTTGCCACTACCGATAAAAGCTGTTTTGGCAATTCCCACCCGGTTTGGTGGCAAGAATAATGGAGTGATTAATCTGATTAAATTCCAACCTTATGAATGGAGTGAATCAGAAAAACAATTACTCAAAGAAGTGGAGTCGGCTTGCGCGATCGCTTTTTCTGGAGTGGCACAAGCTCAACTCATTGCTCATCAACAGCAGTATGTGCAAAAGAGCAACCAGCATCAAAGCTTGATCAAGCAATTAACTATATTAAATCGCAGCAACTTGGAGCTTAATCAAATGCTCCAGTTAGTTGTCGCCTCGACTGCCGAATCTCTTCAGGCAGATCGTGGTTTGCTCATACTACTGAAATATACAGATCCATTATTATTTAGGACTCAAGCTAAAAAACAAATTCCCAAAGCGAAAGCTACCGTGATTGGTGAATGGGCTAGGGAAACACTAAATTCCGGCACTAGTAAACTAGATGCCTTAGCTCAGTCTTTCTTGATTTCAGACTGTGGTTTATGCCAGCGTGCCTTCATAGATTCTGGAAAAGCAGTAATCTTCGATGACTATACAGACCAAAACGATACTCTGACAGCTGCTGCATTATTTGCTATAGAGAAATTGCCTGCCGTACTTTTAGTGCCCTTAGAAAGCCAAGGTAAAATCTTAGGATTCTTGGTGCTACAGCAATCTGTAATTCGTAGTTGGCAACCAGCAGAATTAAATCTTGTGGAAATGGTTTGCGCTCAAGTGAGTAATGCCATCATTCAGTCACAGACATTGCGCCAAGTGCAAACTTTGGTAGATGAACGGACAGCGAAACTCCAGAGTAGTCTGGAACTCCAAGCGAAATTGCATGAAAGAACACGGCAGTATGTTGAGCAACTGCGGAAACTTAATGAACTCAAAGATGAATTTTTGAGTAACATGAGCGATCGCTTGCGCTATCCTCTGACAAATATGCTGATGTCAATTCGTAACTTGCGTTTGCCAGGAATAGCACCAGAGCGTCAAGGTAAATATCTAGATATCCTAGAGCAGGAATGTTCAAAGGAAATCAACTTGATTAATGACTTGTTGACACTCCAGAAACTAGAGTCGCCTCACGAAGCTCCGCAATTACAATCTATAGATTTAAATACTAGAATCCAGGATATCGCAGCATCTTTCGAGAAAAAACTCGCAGAGAAAGGATTAAAAATTTCTATAGATTTACCAGAGGATTCGCTAAAACTGCAAACTGAACTGGAGAGTTTTGACCGCATTCTGCAAGAGTTATTAACGAATGCCTGTAAATACTCAGAGCATGATACAATAGTCCACCTTCAAGCTGCTCACCAAGTTGATCAACAAATTGATCAAGTTATCATGAAGGTGACGAATACAGGACGTGCCATCTCTGAAGAAGAAGCGACCTACATCTTTGACAAGTTCCGTCGCGGAAAAGGGCGTTGGACTCCAGGGACTGGCTTGGGGCTTGCCTTAGTCAAGTCTTTAGTGCAGCATCTGAATGGAGCGATCGCTGTTGAAAGTCTCCCAATTTCGGATTCTGAACAGAGCGAAATTTGCTTCACCCTAACTCTGCCCCAATTTTCTGACGAAAGCAAACCATAA
- a CDS encoding cytochrome b N-terminal domain-containing protein, translating to MQSTQFDKILRRIATILSVVILTLCLIYVSTGVLLAFYYEPTAGGAYNSLKMINTQLPYGWLFLRAHDIAGNAIIAIALIQIVVMFLGRQFRKSWLAAWISVILLTLSAIGLDWTAMILDWTQEGYWRFSIELGTIEAIPFIGGQLREILTGGGAINTTTVEHLYTIHSYLISVTTLILAVVHLSALLWQESQGELGERQLIASLQERGN from the coding sequence ATGCAAAGCACCCAGTTCGATAAGATTTTGCGGCGAATAGCGACGATATTATCAGTCGTGATTCTGACTCTGTGTTTAATTTATGTATCTACCGGAGTTTTGCTTGCTTTTTACTATGAACCAACAGCAGGCGGAGCTTATAACTCCTTAAAGATGATTAATACACAACTGCCATACGGCTGGTTGTTTTTAAGAGCGCATGATATTGCTGGTAACGCCATAATTGCGATCGCTCTAATTCAAATTGTAGTGATGTTTTTAGGTCGGCAATTTCGCAAGAGTTGGCTGGCTGCTTGGATTAGCGTGATTTTGTTGACCCTAAGTGCGATCGGGCTGGATTGGACAGCGATGATTTTAGATTGGACTCAGGAAGGATACTGGCGGTTTAGCATTGAGCTAGGAACGATCGAAGCTATTCCTTTCATTGGTGGGCAACTGCGCGAAATCCTAACTGGCGGTGGAGCCATCAACACAACTACCGTCGAACACCTTTACACAATACACAGTTATCTGATTTCGGTAACGACGCTAATTCTTGCTGTAGTACATTTGTCTGCTTTACTCTGGCAAGAATCGCAAGGGGAATTAGGAGAGAGGCAATTAATAGCTTCTCTACAGGAGAGAGGCAATTAA
- the petJ gene encoding cytochrome c6 PetJ, whose translation MRILLLILLSAIALFKLTFISPALAAETSNGAKIFEANCASCHIGGGNILISQKTLKKEALSKYLENYDSESIQAIIHQVQNGKNAMPAFKGKLSSEEILEVAAYVFQNAEHGW comes from the coding sequence TTGAGAATACTTTTATTAATCCTACTGTCAGCGATCGCTTTATTCAAATTGACATTCATTAGTCCAGCACTAGCTGCCGAAACATCTAACGGTGCTAAAATTTTCGAGGCTAACTGTGCCTCTTGCCATATAGGTGGCGGCAACATCCTGATTAGCCAGAAAACCTTGAAAAAGGAAGCATTGTCAAAGTATCTAGAAAATTATGATAGCGAATCAATCCAGGCGATTATTCATCAAGTGCAAAATGGCAAAAATGCCATGCCTGCCTTTAAAGGCAAGTTAAGCTCTGAGGAGATTCTGGAGGTTGCTGCTTATGTTTTTCAAAATGCAGAACATGGTTGGTAA
- a CDS encoding HNH endonuclease: MQVLEQSVVVFSQNYLPLCQVNIKRAIVLLVTDKAQPLGFTTEAGWQVHSSNLVIDVPKHIRLTITSNERMWKVPPVNRREVLRRDHHTCQYCGSGKHLTLDHVMPRSRGGSHTWDNVVAACERCNSRKGNRTLFEAGMQLRTKPKAPIHPAISFAEQFWIDMQGSLE; the protein is encoded by the coding sequence ATGCAAGTGTTAGAGCAATCTGTGGTGGTGTTTTCTCAAAATTATTTGCCACTCTGTCAGGTCAATATCAAGCGGGCAATTGTGCTGTTAGTAACAGACAAAGCTCAACCGCTGGGTTTTACCACAGAAGCCGGATGGCAAGTTCACTCATCCAACTTAGTAATTGATGTACCAAAACACATTCGCTTAACAATTACTTCTAATGAGCGGATGTGGAAAGTTCCACCAGTGAATCGGCGGGAAGTGTTGCGACGAGATCATCACACTTGCCAATACTGCGGTAGCGGCAAACATCTAACGCTAGATCATGTGATGCCGCGATCAAGAGGCGGTTCTCACACTTGGGATAACGTAGTCGCAGCTTGTGAAAGATGTAACTCCCGTAAAGGTAATCGCACCCTGTTTGAGGCTGGTATGCAACTGCGTACCAAACCCAAAGCACCAATCCACCCCGCGATTTCTTTTGCCGAACAGTTTTGGATAGATATGCAAGGAAGCCTGGAATAA
- a CDS encoding ribbon-helix-helix domain-containing protein has product MHTIARTPTTDMEVTSIRLERELKDKLKEIAGNQGYQALIRDILWNYVQQKSGEWKPRFSRADIRASIAATAQQEERCVLTGQLIQPQEPMLLGLTRNGDMVPLSVESLAG; this is encoded by the coding sequence ATGCATACGATCGCCCGCACCCCAACCACCGATATGGAAGTTACCAGCATCCGTCTAGAGCGAGAACTCAAAGATAAACTCAAAGAAATAGCTGGGAATCAGGGATATCAAGCTTTAATCCGAGATATCCTTTGGAATTATGTCCAGCAAAAATCAGGTGAATGGAAGCCTCGATTTTCACGAGCCGACATTCGAGCTAGCATCGCTGCCACAGCTCAGCAAGAAGAACGCTGTGTACTCACAGGTCAACTAATTCAACCTCAAGAACCAATGTTGTTAGGACTGACGAGGAATGGCGATATGGTTCCTCTAAGTGTCGAGAGCTTGGCTGGATAG
- the psbV gene encoding photosystem II cytochrome c-550 — translation MFRRLIGVVVVTVLLSFQLLVGSATAVELDKATRTVPLNTQGETTVLSLKQVKEGKRLFNYACAQCHAGGVTKTNQNVGLTPDDLALATPNRNNIEGLVDYLKNPTTYDGEEEISEIHPSIKSADIFTAMRNLTDEDLEAIAGHILLQPKIVGTKWGGGKIYY, via the coding sequence ATGTTTAGAAGACTAATTGGCGTTGTGGTGGTTACTGTTTTACTCTCGTTTCAGTTGCTTGTCGGTAGCGCGACAGCAGTGGAACTGGACAAAGCTACCCGAACAGTGCCATTAAATACTCAAGGTGAGACAACCGTACTCAGCCTTAAACAAGTCAAAGAAGGCAAACGCTTATTTAATTACGCTTGCGCCCAATGTCATGCGGGGGGAGTTACCAAAACAAACCAGAACGTAGGACTCACACCAGACGATCTGGCACTGGCAACACCTAACCGTAACAACATTGAAGGCTTGGTAGATTACCTGAAAAACCCCACCACTTACGACGGGGAAGAAGAGATTTCCGAAATACACCCCAGCATCAAAAGTGCAGATATTTTCACAGCAATGCGAAATCTGACGGATGAGGACTTGGAGGCGATCGCCGGTCATATTCTCTTACAACCTAAAATCGTTGGCACTAAGTGGGGAGGCGGGAAAATCTATTACTAA